A single window of Xylocopa sonorina isolate GNS202 chromosome 5, iyXylSono1_principal, whole genome shotgun sequence DNA harbors:
- the LOC143423836 gene encoding uncharacterized protein LOC143423836: MTYGLHCAHSCPEISQIVINDFYVDDLLTGTQAVSEIAKIKVDLWRIFAQAGMELGKWATNCPDIQELANRSKEIITDKNPKTLGLLWLQTRHTDELRFPITPSHSNRITKRIILSEIAQIFDLLGLISLIITTAKLILQQLWQIQSCWDQLVSQELYTQ, from the exons ATGACTTATG GACTACATTGCGCTCATTCATGTCCAGAGATCAGTCAGATAGTAATCAACGATTTCTATGTAGATGATTTGTTAACAGGGACTCAGGCCGTATCAGAAATTGCTAAAATAAAAGTTGATCTTTGGCGTATTTTTGCGCAAGCAGGCATGGAGCTTGGGAAATGGGCAACCAATTGTCCAGATATACAGGAATTAGCaaatcgtagcaaggaaattatTACGGATAAGAATCCAAAAACATTGGGTTTATTATGGTTACAGACACGACATACAGACGAACTAAGATTCCCGATAACACCGTCACATAGTAATCGCATAACGAAACGTATCATCCTGTCAGAGATCGCGCAGATTTTTGATCTATTAGGATTAATTAGCTTAATAATAACCACAGCTAAGTTAATTTTGCAACAGTTGTGGCAAATTCAATCATGTTGGGATCAGTTAGTCTCGCAAGAGTTATATACGCAATAA
- the LOC143423837 gene encoding uncharacterized protein LOC143423837, translated as MRRFYALEKKLQRQFGLPEECSKFMLECEKLGHMAQIVVSPTNRESAYYLPHHAVTKNSISLNDTHLIGPTIQNDLVLILIRFRCHKYVLSTDIEKMYRQILVSQQDRRLQQILWQSEPPASY; from the exons ATGAGACGATTTTATGCATTAGAGAAAAAATTACAAAGACAATTCGGTTTACCAGAAGAATGTTCAAAGTTTATGTTAGAATGTGAGAAGTTAGGACACATGGCACAGATCGTAGTGTCCCCTACTAACAGGGAATCCGCTTATTATCTCCCACACCATGCCGTAACAAAGAATA GCATTTCGTTAAATGACACGCACTTAATAGGACCGACAATTCAAAACGACTTAGTTTTAATTCTCATTAGATTCAGGTGCCACAAATACGTTCTGTCAACTGATATAGAAAAAATGTATCGGCAAATTTTAGTGAGTCAGCAAGACAGAAGGCTTCAGCAGATCTTATGGCAATCAGAGCCACCAGCATCCTATTAA